The genomic window gtttgtggcagctctttgtgtgatggcaaggaactggaaattgagagggtgcccatcaattgggaaatgggtgaataagttgtggtatttgaatgtaatgaaatactattgttctaaaagaaatgatgagcaggacgattccagaaaagactggaaaaatttacatgaactggtggtgagtgaaatgagcagaaccaggagaacattgtatacaataatagcaacattgtacaatggtcaactatgatagaattagctcttctcagcaatataatgatctaagacaattccaaaagacttctgATaggaaatgctatccacattaaaagaaagaactatggaatctgaatactTTAGATTGAAGTATACTGtttccactttttttgttgttttttgtttgtttttctcatggtttttccctattgttctgattctcctttcacatcatgactaatatagaaataagaTTAATATGATTATaacctatcagattgcttgttgtcttggggagaggggagggaagagaggaaaggagaaaaatttgaaactcaaaatcttataaaagtgaaaataataaaatactattaagtggggagCAAGGAGAAGAATCAAAATATCTAAAACCAAATTATTATCTCCATAAATATAGAGAAAAGTTCTTGACAAATTGCAATACTCTTTTATGGtaaaaagtttacaaagtatcATAAAAAGCATCTACCTAAAATCAAAACAAGTATCAAATGCAAAGAGGATACACTAGAACCTTTTCCAATATATATGGGAGTAAAGAAAGCATGCCTTATTGTGGTTTAATATAGTTCTGTGAATGCTAGCAAAAGCAattagacaagaaaaagaaattaaaagcataaaGATGGGTAAAGAGGATTAACCTTATTAGGTAATGATAAGATAGTATATTTGGGAAATCCTACAGGGTCAGCAAAGATACTGAGACTAGTAATAGTTTCAGCCAACTTAGAGACTACAAAATAAAGCCTCAAAAAACAACTGCATTTCTTTAACAtaacaaaatccaagaaacaaaaatagaaaggaagaaaaaagcaactgTAAAATAGCAGAGTGTAATCTACCAATGCACACAAGAGATTGGTATCGATTAAATTACAAAGTGCTCCTTATAGAAATAAATTATCTATTGGAACATTCAGTCCTCATGGCTAGGTCGAGTCAATATAATAGTACCAAAGCTAATTTATACTATTAATGTTAAATTAATTAAGTCACCAAGAAGATACTTTATtaaatttgacaaaataataacaaaattcatttagaaagaaaaacatctagaacaggggttctcaaactacggccccaGGCCAGATGcccccgctgaggacgtttatgcagcccgctgggttatggcaaatgagctgaggggaggagacagagtgtgagcttttgtttttactatagtccggccttggcccctatttaaaaagtttgaggaccactggtctataatattaaaggaaagaaaaaagatgtagAGATAAGGGGAAAATAGTACTTCAAGAAGTCTTCTAACTATATTATAATGGCATAAACAATcatcaaaaacattatttttagttaaattagtttaaaaaaaaataagaaacagaaaaatggaaaagattagaCAGAAGATGAGAAACAACTCCACAAGCCAGCATTTGATAAAACATAAATtacctaggaaaaaaaatctttgtttaaaaaagaaacaaactgcTGGATACAGGGAAAAAAGTCTAAGAGAAACTAGCATTAGATCAACACTTTATTTCTTATTCAAGACTACattacaaataaatgcaaagccTAAAAACTTAGAAGACAAGATCACATACTTCTCATAGGAAGTAGGAAAAAGAATGCGCAGAAAAAGCAGTCTCTTTTTTTAAGAATCCATCTTAATGAAAATGTTTCTAAGCATTTCATTGTCTTCTGAACATAATTTAATCTTATCTGTATGTCTCAGGGCATAGATTATTATACTTTACAAAGATTCCCACAAGAACTATTGAGATAGCCACAGCTAACTGTGGAGCAGCTagtttctcatttaaaattactttttaagttattattcattttgatacctttttaaaataaaatttgaggaCTGAATGCTTTCCCTCTCTCTAGAACCTCCCCAATTCATTGAGAAGAGAAGCAATATATAAACCTGAACTCTTGCAAAACACTTCCATATTAGCAATgttgctaaaaaaagaaaagaaaagaaaagaaaaattaaagggtCTATTAAAGGTAACTTCAAGTTAAGGAAGAGCAGACAACTCTACTATATCCTTCTTCTCCAAGTAAGGCTTTGATTCTTGCCAGGAAAGCAAATAGGAGACTGGGGCCAACAACTCTTCTCAGAGAGAGGGGGTATTATCAGGTTAGAATTATATCTTGTCCCTTAACTATTACTAAACTAGGGAATGTAATATTTAGGTTCAAGCTAAACTCCATTCCTTAATGTGGAAGGAAGATCCCAAACTTAATCTTCAAGGTTTGATTCCCATATCACCAAATGTCAACTCCACAATGAATACACACAGAAAAACTGCCCCAAAAATGCATTTattcaaagagagagaaaatattaatgggagaggggaaaggatagATGAgaatatatactataaattaaCCCTTATTCAGATTTGATCTCTGGTTTCTGTATGTACTTTTGGGAGAAGAGATGTTTGTTTTGTACTAACTTAAACTGCCTTAAAATAAGCCCATTTCTAAGTTATTTATGGCTTGGCTGACTAAATTGATCTAAacagataatctttttttatttttatcaaagctctttatttacaaaacatatgcatgggtaatttttcaacactgatgcttgcaaaaccttctgttccaaatttcccctcccttcccccatcctctcccctagatggcaggtcgcccaatataaattaaatattagacagatgatctctttttttccctgaggctggggttaagtgacttgcccagggtcacacagctaggaagtgttaagtgtctgagacgaaatttgaactcaggtcctcctgaatttaaggctggtgctcgatccactgcgccacctagctgcccctaggcaGATGATCTTAAAGGAAGTTTACGACTTCTCCGAGGCAAGCCTAGAATCCAAACGGGATTGTAGCTTTGCATATTCATCAGTGAGAGGAACGGACGTGATAAGCGGCCTTACAGCTAGAAAGGGTGACTACTAAACTAAGGAGAATTTCGAACAACCCCGACAACAAAGAAGCGGGGACTGCCAGGCCAGGCCAGGCGGGCAGCTCTACGCATACTCCGCATACTCCGGAAGACGGGCGCGCATAGGGCACTTACAAACACGAGGCAGAGCCAGCCCAGAGCCCCGCCCAGAGCCCCGCCCAGCAAGGCCGGCGCGATAGAGATGGCGCAGGGGGGCTGGGCCCCGCCTCGTTTTTCGACTCCATTGCACCGACACGTGGGACAAGGTGCTTTCCGGGAGGTATACGAGCCGGCCGAAGACACGTTTTTGCTGCTTGACGCACTGGAGGAAGCAGCCGCGGAACTTATGGGGTGAGAGGGTGAAAGAGAagcaggagaggaagaggagaaggaaaagaaagagaaagaagtgtACATCATCTTAGGGGGCGGAGGCGGATTATGTGCCGGAAATGAGGGGGCGGGGCGGAGAGGGTAGGAAGTGCGAATTGCTGTTATTTAATCGCGTTAACTGCTTACGCTGAGAGTATGTTGGCTTTGGCTCGAAATCTTGTTCAGTCTTGGCATCTTTTTTCAGCCTTGTCCACCTCTTTGGTAGTGACCCTATTTGAAATTTTCCTGGCAAAGTCCCTgcgtggtttgctatttccttttccagctctttttacagatgaagaaactgaagcaagaggGGGCTAAgaaggggccgctaggtggcgcattGTCTGGAAcgccagccctaaaatcaggagaacctgagttcgaatccgatctcagacacttaaacacttactagctgtgtgacccactTAACGCTAATTGCACCagcaaaaaaaaaggtggggggaggcGGACGGGTTACACAGACATTAactgtctgaagctgaatttgaattcataaagctCCCCATTGGGCCCACTTGCATTTAgaattaaggaaataaagaagaggtAATAGCGAACATGcagatctaaaaataaaataaaatttcattaaaggaaaaaaacgGAATTCATAGTAGATTTCTCCCATAAAGCAAGATTGATTTGGAGTGTATAatttatatagataaatgtaACCGAATAATGTGGAATTTACTTTGAATTTCATATGATGTGAGAAACCTCTTTCTACTATTGCaagaattattttctgtaatttataCAACATTAGAGAGTTGCTGGAAGCCCTGAGAGGTTAAGTGGATTGTTCACTGTAACACAGTAATGTATGAAAAGTAGAATTTCCAGCCCACAACTATTCTCTATCATACCACATTGTCTCTCCCAGAATTAACATTATACTCTTAAATTGAACGATAACAAAAAAGCACTATCATCAGACATGCAAGTGTCTCGGTGTTTCACTAGTCTTCTCAGTCTTACTGCACACCATATAGGGAATTCCCTTGCCACTGTAAAGTAGTGAGTACCGAGGGTCCTCTACTTTCTAAtactatttaatatatttatatttatataataataatatataaataatatatttatataatatataataatataatactttCTAATATTATAGAATtaaatctctaaaataattttagaagacAAGAGaaactaatatttaataaatattcctgtttttttttcaaggaataaGTACACAGTTTTTGTGTTATGTTTCACTGAAATTATCTTAAAGCCATCCAGAGATACCAGCAGTATACattgtttttcctatttcaaCAAGACACTATTTGCATACACAGAATAATTCTGCAATTTTGAGGTTTACAATATTACGCATACAAAGATTATAAGTAATTTTACATATAGTTAATATTCTATTGGGATGGAAgagtccatttttattttattttacaaaatgtaatattttcactTCAGAGTAGAGATATGCCTTGAAATAGGATCAGGATCTGGCATCGTCTCTGCATTCCTGGCTTCAATTATTGGCCCTCAGGCTTTGTATGTGTAAGTATAATTGTACTAGATATACCAAATAGTATAAGAGTAATTAAGTGAAGTATAAttatttgaatgaaatattttgtgttaaCATTTACAAGATACATATGTTTGATATTTAAATGCAATAGTTAAGCACATAAAGGATATAAGATTGAATAATATGCCTTTTCTGATAATTAAAAGTATACACGTGACATGAATTTGGATCTAAGTTACTCATCtctagttattttttatttacttaaatgatacataaagtcccttccagctctaacattctgtaaTTCTGAACAACTTTATAGTGACACCAATGTCAGGATAAAAAAGCCACTAATGTACATGTTTTCTTGCCCATTATTATAGCATTATACTTTTTCTTAACACTTTCTTTACTTACAAAACATAGATTTCTTGATTTCTGTCTTAGATTTGCCATATAATTTGGaagattttatttgtttctcaaaggttactttattgttttttttttctctttttttttaataggtgtACTGATATCAACCCTAAAGCAGCTGACTGTACCTTGGAAACAGCACTGTGTAACAAAGTTCACATTCAGCCAATAATTACAGATTTGGTGAGACAGTAGTCCTTTTCCACTACTGGTACAAAAAGTGTAGGTAGGCATAAGGATGTGGATCAGGAAGAACTatgttcaaattttgcttttaacATGACTGTTGGAGTTATTTAATTTGTCAGTGCCCAAGTAACAGTcttacttcacaggattattgtaaggacTATAAGATAACATTTAAAGTAGTTTTTAAGAGAATAATTGTCCTGAATAGCTGGATTTCATGGATAGTTGAGGCTTCATTCTTTAagtactaaattaaaaaaaaatatttttttaacaattttggatggaagtctttctaaaatgtaatgtctTTGTAACTAATGTACAGAAAATACTTAATCCTgagtaataaagaaaaacttaacgattatttaaaaaaaaaaaaaaaaaaaggcaaaatgatatCTCTACTAGACCAAAATGAATCTTAAGGACCTCCACGAAGGAAATTTAGCACTCATTCTAAATaagcatgtatttttaaaaaatcatctacttaacaattttagatttaaaaatttaattagaattttaaaagtcgAAATCTTTGATGTATAGTATTTCATAATTTCTGACAGAATTTGACATAATGTAACAATTAAATGAAATGCTGTAGGGCAGCCATTGTATAAAGAAGCCTTACTttaattagggggaaaaaaactaatataaaaacCACAGGTGGGGCACAGAAATTCTAGAagcataaatttttttctcaataaattccacatgcatctttttttttctagttctcaaTCAGAAAATTGTACTAGGTTTTAAGTACTtacaaaatgcaaatatttctgtctcctttgctaTAATCTACAAATTCTGTCTAGCCTttacttcatttataaaaatacaccAAAGTGCACAAAATGGATTGTTGAACAGCAATAACATACCCAGATGTTTTATGCTTATTTTGATTAAACAGTTTCCATAATGtgtaagattttaaaatgtttcaggtACTGAAACCTGCCTTGCTTTGCAGTACATTAAGTACATtttttgtaagaatacaagtgaCATTATTAAAAGTACTGATATTTAACCTCAAAGCCAAATTGACAATTTTGATTTGTATCCAGGCCAAAGGATTGTTACCAAGATTATTCAGGAAAGTTGATCTTCTGGTATTTAACCCACCCTATGTAGTAACACCTTCTGAAGAGGTAAGAGatgtgtaaaaattttaaatgatctttaagtTATACATTGGCTagtattgaatttattttattatgttatcaTTCACCTCTCTTCAGTATGGGTTAGCATCAATGAAATTGGCACCTATTCATTTCTCCATTGTTACATAGTTAGATGGGTAAAAACTGCCTTATATTGGTTCTAATTACCACAGTGTAAGAGATGGAAGAATAAAGAGACTACCACTGCCATATGCTCCTTGAGACTTTAGGACTCCTTTACTACATGACCTACTCTTTCTTTCTTGCCATGGTATACTCCTTATAAGGAGTATAAAATTATTGACTTCCTTCACTATAGGACTTGGCTGCCAATGCCCTCCCCCCCAATCTTCTTCAGTCAACTGAGTACTCTAACCCCATGGCTAACAAATTCCTACATCAGTACAATTCatgtcatttttatcttatttgggCCTTCACTTCTCCACAGCAATCTTCTTAGTCATCTATGATTGACTACTACTTATAGTGACTGATCCACTATAaactttattctctcttcttaaGTTCTTAATCCTACACCTATTTTGCCTTATTCAACAAATGACCTTGCCTCCTATTGTAATGATAAAATTGAAGCTATTCATGATGAAGCTTTCttagtaataaaagaaaaaaattttatcacTCTTTGGCTTTTTAGATCTATCgaatatgtgtataaaatattgCTGCTAAATGAAATTATTCCTAATCCCCaatttaatattctctttcccCCGTCAGTGCTTTTGAACATGCTTATTTATTTCTACCTTTCAGAGTCCCCTTTTTTCCCCAAGGCCTAGTTCAGGTACCACTCTCTTCTTGACACCTCTCCTGATTCTACCAGCTgtgttctcttccctcttctattATTCCTAGAGTTTTTCAAACTCTATCCCCTTCGCTCCCAACCCTGTTTTATTCTCCTGTGTTTATATTACAGTTGAAATTTCTTGGAGTTATTTTCGTCTTTGCATAACCGGTTTTTGTAGCATGATGCTCTGCacatatttgtttaattgaatggCAGTGGATATGTAAACTGCCATTTGTATTGAAGATTAAGCCAAATTGAGAGATCAAAGAACTATTACTAATCACCAAGGATTACATTATTAACTTACTTATATTAAAGTTGTGTTAGGATTAGACTACTATGAGTTAAGTTTATCTTACCCCATATAATTATCATAATAATCTTGCTTAGAACTAGAGGAACCATAGGTACagattttataaatgacaaacactggaattaaaaatattcttacaATTTTAGAATGAAAGAAATGTAAGAAATGTTAGATGTCCTtgctttacagataaggaaacaaaagacccaaaaaaataatattctgagaTACTCATCACTATAGGGTTACTTATTACTTTACATAATAAAGATCATATTACTAATGAAGATAATTAACATCAAGTTTACAGCAGTGAACtggttctcatttctttccttgatCTCACAAAAGGCCCCCTTCACTAAAGCTTTAAATGCTAAGAGTGAAAAGAAAACACATCAACAGGAACAAAATACCTAAAAGGTGAGTTTAGGATGCCTCTCCACAAAATAAATACTTGAATAGTGATTAAGAAggctcatttttatttctctgattcaAAAAAATGTCAGTGGTTATGGTAAGGTGAATGTGAAAGTCGAGGCAGGATTTTCCCTAACATTTCCTGATCTCTCAAATTCTGGATGGAGgatttataaggaaaaaagtGGGCAAAAGTTACATCAAATGAAAAAACATAAATAGGTTACAAATTGTTGGGAGGAAGCACCCACTTCAAGTTCACAAATCCTCCAAAGTGGTACCCTAGTTTTTTGTCACAGACCAAATGAATCCTGAGCCCTCCACTGCTGAAGGAACATAGCTGCTATCACAGCTCTAAGGTAACATATTGCCATCATGGATATGAAATTACCATGAGTTGTTCACAATATATTTGTTCAAACTCTTATTTCCAGAATCTGTTCAAACTCTTACTTCTAGATCTGAAGCTAATGGAtagttgtttttttgtattttttaagtgtacctttatatatattctttaaaagttatgtcagtttttaaataaaatctcttccatgttttaatgccaaaaattaaaaaaaaacccttaaaactccttttttccataaaataatgtaATGTGATCTCTAGCAGTTAATCTAGGACTTTAAATTTGAAGTTTTTCAAATACTATATAAGATTTTTTAACATTAGGACAAATGTTTATACAAGTTATTTGTTTCCCAACAAATTATTAACTATGGAAATCTAATGTTGATTAAGAATTTCAGTAGTATGAAATTCcagataataattttattcaataaaaataaaaagattttttccaACTGGTAACATAGGTAGGAAGTCATGGAATAGAGGCAGCATGGGCTGGTGGCAGAAATGGCCGAGAAGTCATGGACAGATTCTTCCCTTTGGCTGCAGATCTACTATCACCAGAAGGATTTTTCTATTTAGTTACTATTAAAGAAAACAATCCAGGTAATAAAATTGAGTTTATCTTTCAATGATTTACTTAGCTGAAATTATGTAACAAACTTTCAAAATATAAGATAATGGTATTTTAACACTAGAGAGGGAATGGATATAGTAGTTTTTGGTATATAGTTAATTGGACATTAAgtagttttattttaatcattttaaaaggaaGCTCATTTTGAGTTTCTCAAATGTGTATATTGCAACTCCAACATAAAAATGTCTATAACTTTTTCCAAGTACCACATCTTCATTACAATGTACTTCTCATCTCTAATCATTCTGACtatacttttattaattttttttatgcaaCTGATCAATTACTGTTAATATCTATATGGGTTTTTTCCTACCTTAAATTCAAAATCTATAATCATGTTATTAAGTCAGGAAtgtcaagggaatcaatgaaggAAACTGTGAAGAAAAGCAGATTAGCAGTGTCAAATTTCAAATTATGTTACACAGCAATAATCATAACTATCtggtactgattaagaaatgTAGTGAAGGATTAGTAGATTGACTACATGATATATAGTAATAAATGGCcacaataatctagtgtttgataaacccaaagacccagacTTTGAGACAGAACTTActgtttggcaaaaaaaaaaaaaaaaaaacccagaaaaactagaaaactagGTATAGGCCAACAactcataccatataccaagataaggtcaaaatggatctatgatataaacaaaaatagTGATAGAAACAAATTAGGAGATCATGGGGAAAATTTTTGTCTCAGATGAATATGAATTTAAAGTTTTGACTAAAAAGATATAGCAAGAAACATGAAGGTAAAATGAGTGGTTTTGATTACACAGAattaagtttttgcacaaacagaaCCATTGTCTACAGCGGGTTTTTCTGATGAAGACCTTCCCAGATATATAGAGAAgtaagccaaatttataaaagagAGTCATTCCAggattgatagatggtcaaaggatataaacaaacagaagaaatcaaagttagcaaatcatgtgaaaaaaatgtttttaattgctaattgaagaaattcaaattaaaacagctttgtGAGACTACTTCATAATTATCTGATTGGCTAAcatgataaaaaaaggaaaatgacaaattctagAGGCGATGTGAGAGAATAGGTAAATTAATGCACTGTttggtaaaattgtgaactggtctcaaccattctaaagaacaatttggaattatgcccaaaaggctataaaactgcataatTTTGACCCAAGCAGTATCACTGCTAAGtcttattccaaagagatcaaagaaaaagagaaaagaacatacgtatacaaaaatatatcagctctttttgtgttggtAAGGAATTggaggatgcctatcaattgggaatgactgaacaagtggtatattattgtgatggagtacttactgtgttataagaaatgaggagcagtatggtttcagaaaacttgcaaagacttacataaactgatatagtgaagtgagcagaaccagtagaattTTGGtcaataatatcaatattgtatgaataatcaactatgaaagacttagctactgtGATACAG from Sminthopsis crassicaudata isolate SCR6 chromosome 3, ASM4859323v1, whole genome shotgun sequence includes these protein-coding regions:
- the HEMK2 gene encoding methyltransferase N6AMT1; its protein translation is MAQGGWAPPRFSTPLHRHVGQGAFREVYEPAEDTFLLLDALEEAAAELMGVEICLEIGSGSGIVSAFLASIIGPQALYVCTDINPKAADCTLETALCNKVHIQPIITDLAKGLLPRLFRKVDLLVFNPPYVVTPSEEVGSHGIEAAWAGGRNGREVMDRFFPLAADLLSPEGFFYLVTIKENNPDEIMETMKKYGLQGIKVLSRQAGEEILSVLKFNKF